A single genomic interval of Osmerus eperlanus chromosome 14, fOsmEpe2.1, whole genome shotgun sequence harbors:
- the LOC134034352 gene encoding CD209 antigen-like protein B isoform X2, with product MEMSGDVCYENVNFTSESSEDRGLKTEKVPDLDKEETCLYSYVDRKPKELQQQNAEPSKVTEPTTPDPGPEPGPQPGPGPGPALSCGCSKRSISRAVAVCLALLCVLLLAAFTALGILYNQFRENERDQLQSKYNNVTQQRDHLLISYSNMTHLRDQLNTNYANLARERDQLQTMNTNLSRERDHLNTSNTILTRERDRLNTINTNLSRERDQWNTSYANLTRERDQLQTSYTNVTRERDQLQTINTNLTRERDQLNTSNTILTRERDRLNTINTNLTREKDELKKRLCNDTSCSAGWQKIGCSCYNVSAEKKNWSDSRQDCRDRGADLVIINSPEEQKFLDNLNKNVWIGLTDTVTEGTFIWVDGTPLTTPTYWYSPQPDNYLHQPGSVEEDCAEIYYSPSQVPPPKTWNDNRCDSKNFWVCERGI from the exons ATGGAGATGAGCGGAGACGTCTGTTACGAGAACGTGAACTTCACGTCAGAGAGCAGCGAAGACAGAGGACTGAAGACGGAGAAAGTTCCGGATCTCGACAAGGAAGAGACATGTCTTTATTCTTACGTTGACAGAAAGCCAAAAGAACTTCAACAACAGAATGCCGAACCCAGCAAAGTCACAGAACCCACAACCCCTGacccaggaccagaaccaggaccacaaccaggaccaggaccaggaccag ctTTAAGTTGTGGGTGTTCGAAGAGGAGCATCTCCAGAGCTGTAGCAGTGTGTCTAGCGCTGCTGTGTGTTCTTCTGCTGGCCGCGTTCACAGCCCTGGGAATATTATACA ATCAattcagagagaatgagagagaccaACTACAATCCAAATACAACAATGTGACTCAACAAAGAGACCACTTACTGATCAGTTACAGTAACATGACCCACCTGAGAGACCAGCTGAACACCAATTACGCCAAcctggccagagagagagaccagttacAGACCATGAACACTAACctgtccagagagagagaccatcttaacaccagtaacaccatcctgaccagagagagagaccggctgAACACCATTAACACTAACctgtccagagagagagaccaatggAACACCAGTTACGCCAAtttgaccagagagagagaccagttacAGACTAGTTACACCAACGTGACCAGAGAGCGAGACCAGTTACAGACCATTAACACTaacctgaccagagagagagaccagcttaacaccagtaacaccatcctgaccagagagagagaccggctgAACACCATTAACACTAACCTgaccagagagaaagatgaactTAAGAAAAGGCTATGCA ATGacacttcctgttctgctgGCTGGCAGAAGATAGGCTGCAGCTGTTACAACGTCTCTGCTGAGAAGAAAAACTGGTCTGACAGCAGACAGGACTGTAGAGACAGAGGAGCAGACCTGGTGATCATAAACAGCCCAGAggaacag AAATTCCTCGATAACCTCAACAAGAACGTGTGGATCGGTCTGACTGACACAGTAACAGAAGGGACCTTTATCTGGGTGGACGGAACTCCACTGACCACACCCAC GTACTGGTACAGCCCTCAGCCTGATAATTACCTTCACCAACCAGGCAGTGTTGAGGAGGACTGTGCTGAGATATACTACTCACCTTCTCAAGTTCCTCCTCCTAAAACATGGAATGATAACAGATGTGATTCTAAGAATTTCTGGGTCTGTGAGAGAGGGATCTAA
- the LOC134034389 gene encoding ribonuclease Y-like isoform X1: protein MAEYLNQRVVEDGGRQKDGEMQNGIRLCRIVAVSFGLLCVLQVTLNISLRLADRERDQSSVINQTQPERRGQDDTCKDQLALERDQVRAERDQLEAERVQLNTERDQLKMERDQVKMERDQLNREREQLNRDRDHLNRERDHLNRERDQLGANCRPG, encoded by the exons atggccgAATACTTAAACCAGAGGGTCGTTGAGGATGGcgggagacagaaagatggagagatgcaGAATG GGATCAGACTGTGCAGGATCGTAGCAGTGAGCTTTGGGCTGCTGTGTGTCTTACAAGTCACTCTCAACATCTCCCTACGCTTGGCTG acagggagagagatcagtCATCAGTCATCAACCAAACCCAGCCGGAAAGAAGAGGCCAGGATGATACCTGCAAGGACCAGCTGGccctggagagagaccaggtgagggcggagagagaccagctggagGCAGAAAGAGTCCAGCTGAACACGGAGAGAGATCAgctgaagatggagagagaccaggtgaagatggagagagaccagctgaacagggagagagaacagctgAACAGGGATAGAGACCATcttaacagggagagagaccatctgaacagggagagagaccagctggggGCCAACTGCAGaccagggtga
- the LOC134034389 gene encoding ribonuclease Y-like isoform X2 produces the protein MAEYLNQRVVEDGGRQKDGEMQNGIRLCRIVAVSFGLLCVLQVTLNISLRLAGKCYQSSVINQTQPERRGQDDTCKDQLALERDQVRAERDQLEAERVQLNTERDQLKMERDQVKMERDQLNREREQLNRDRDHLNRERDHLNRERDQLGANCRPG, from the exons atggccgAATACTTAAACCAGAGGGTCGTTGAGGATGGcgggagacagaaagatggagagatgcaGAATG GGATCAGACTGTGCAGGATCGTAGCAGTGAGCTTTGGGCTGCTGTGTGTCTTACAAGTCACTCTCAACATCTCCCTACGCTTGGCTGGTaagtgct atcagtCATCAGTCATCAACCAAACCCAGCCGGAAAGAAGAGGCCAGGATGATACCTGCAAGGACCAGCTGGccctggagagagaccaggtgagggcggagagagaccagctggagGCAGAAAGAGTCCAGCTGAACACGGAGAGAGATCAgctgaagatggagagagaccaggtgaagatggagagagaccagctgaacagggagagagaacagctgAACAGGGATAGAGACCATcttaacagggagagagaccatctgaacagggagagagaccagctggggGCCAACTGCAGaccagggtga
- the LOC134034376 gene encoding C-type lectin domain family 4 member M-like isoform X1: protein MAEDIYATPDMTQKVMSDRGEMEERMVDIYVSADTLRGHDPCSEAKDPIPENTAGDLHSGAGGPERSLSRAAAVCLGLLCALLLAGVAALGVIYLIKVTVERQQLQTKYDILTRERDQLNTSNINLTRERDQLNTSYINLTRERDQLNTSYINLTRERDDLKRKLCRCCHTECQDGWSRFGCSCYYVSAEKKNWSDSRQDCRDRGADLVIINSPEEQEFLNNLTKTVWIGLNDTVTERNFIWVDGTPLTTPTYWYGSQPDNYLHQPGSVDEDCAEIYYSPSQVPPPKTWNDNRCDSNNFWVCERRI, encoded by the exons ATGGCGGAGGACATCTACGCTACACCAGACATGACCCAGAAGGTGATGTCAGacaggggggagatggaggagaggatggtggaCATCTACGTTAGTGCTGACACCCTCAGAGGTCACGACCCCTGCTCAGAGGCTAAGGACCCTATACCAGAGAACACAGCAGGAGATCTGCACTCAG GTGCTGGGGGTCCAGAGAGGAGTCTCTCCagagctgcagcagtgtgtctggggctgctgTGTGCTCTCCTACTGGCTGGGGTCGCAGCACTGGGAGTCATCT ATCTAATCAAAGTGACTGTGGAGAGACAACAGCTCCAGACCAAGTATGATatcctgaccagagagagagaccagctgaacACCAGTAACATcaacctgaccagagagagagaccagctgaacACCAGTTACATcaacctgaccagagagagagaccagctaaaCACCAGTTACATCAAcctcaccagagagagagatgaccttAAGAGGAAGCTATGCA GATGTTGTCATACAGAGTGTCAAGATGGATGGAGCAGGTTTGGCTGCAGCTGTTACTACGTCTCTGCTGAGAAGAAAAACTGGTCTGACAGCAGACAGGACTGTAGAGACAGAGGAGCAGACCTGGTGATCATAAACAGCCCAGAggaacag GAATTCCTCAATAACCTCACCAAGACAGTGTGGATCGGTCTGAATGACACAGTAACAGAAAGGAACTTTATCTGGGTGGACGGAACTCCACTGACCACACCCAC GTACTGGTACGGCTCTCAGCCTGATAATTACCTTCACCAACCAGGCAGTGTTGATGAGGACTGTGCTGAGATATACTACTCACCTTCTCAAGTTCCTCCTCCTAAAACATGGAATGATAACAGATGTGATTCTAATAATTTCTGGGTCTGTGAGAGAAGGATCTAA
- the LOC134034376 gene encoding uncharacterized protein LOC134034376 isoform X2, with amino-acid sequence MAEDIYATPDMTQKVMSDRGEMEERMVDIYVSADTLRGHDPCSEAKDPIPENTAGDLHSGAGGPERSLSRAAAVCLGLLCALLLAGVAALGVIYLIKVTVERQQLQTKYDILTRERDQLNTSNINLTRERDQLNTSYINLTRERDQLNTSYINLTRERDDLKRKLCKVTSCPDG; translated from the exons ATGGCGGAGGACATCTACGCTACACCAGACATGACCCAGAAGGTGATGTCAGacaggggggagatggaggagaggatggtggaCATCTACGTTAGTGCTGACACCCTCAGAGGTCACGACCCCTGCTCAGAGGCTAAGGACCCTATACCAGAGAACACAGCAGGAGATCTGCACTCAG GTGCTGGGGGTCCAGAGAGGAGTCTCTCCagagctgcagcagtgtgtctggggctgctgTGTGCTCTCCTACTGGCTGGGGTCGCAGCACTGGGAGTCATCT ATCTAATCAAAGTGACTGTGGAGAGACAACAGCTCCAGACCAAGTATGATatcctgaccagagagagagaccagctgaacACCAGTAACATcaacctgaccagagagagagaccagctgaacACCAGTTACATcaacctgaccagagagagagaccagctaaaCACCAGTTACATCAAcctcaccagagagagagatgaccttAAGAGGAAGCTATGCA aggtcacttcctgtcctgatgGCTGA